A window of Bacillus toyonensis BCT-7112 genomic DNA:
ATTATTCCAGTAATGATTAGTATAATAGCTTTACTATTACTTGTCTACTTACGATCAATTGTAGCGATGATTTATTTAATAGTAACAGTTGTTTTATCATTCTTCTCTGCATTAGGAGCAGGATGGATATTACTTCACTTTGGTATGGGAGCGCCGGCAATACAAGGGGCGATACCGCTATACGCATTCGTATTTTTAGTTGCTTTAGGTGAAGATTATAATATCTTTATGGTTTCAGAAATATGGAAAAACAGAAAGACACAAAATCACTTGGATGCAGTAAAAAATGGTGTTATACAAACAGGAAGTGTCATTACATCCGCAGGTTTAATTTTAGCAGGAACTTTTGCGGTGTTAGGTACGTTACCAATTCAAGTTTTAGTTCAATTTGGTATTGTGACCGCAATTGGAGTTTTACTTGATACGTTTATCGTAAGACCGTTACTTGTACCGGCAATTACAGTTGTTTTAGGTCGCTTTGCTTTTTGGCCAGGGAAACTTTCAAAAAAGAGTGAAGAAATACAAAAAGTGGATGCATAGTTAAAAAAGCCGAGGATATTTTCCTTGGCTTTTTTCTATGTAGTTCATTAATTTTTTGAAGTCAAATCATCAGTTACAGCGTGATCAGCATCTTCAATGGTTGTTTCGGGCATTCCGTATAAGCCGTTCATTGCTTGTTCTTCGCTAGTTAGATTTGCAGTATTATTATTGTGAATAGATGTAGTGTTTTCGATAACATTTACTTTTTTATTTTCATTTTTATCATGCATGTTTGAATCCTCCAAACGTCATTTGATTTATCCCGCATTAACGGGCAGTAAGACCTCCACCTCAAAATTCGGCAAAAACAAAGAAGGTTAGGTGGGGGATCAACTGCCCCCCACTGATTAAAGTTTCACATTATTAATAGTATGTGGATGGATTGCAAGAAATATGTGGATGGATTTTTGCAAATGTTATATAATTAAATAAAAACGTGAGTATAAATGTAAACTATAAGGAGTGAACAAGTGTGGTGAAAACAAGGAAATTAGCCTTCTAAAATAAAAATGAAATTTTAGGAGGCTAATGAAATGAAGTTTCATGTAATTGACAGAGAAAATTGGAATAGAGAGCAGTATTTTGAACATTATTTAAAATTAAAGTGTTCGTTTAGTATGACAGCGAATGTTGATATTACGATGATGCTAGAGAAAATACATCAAAAGGAAATAAAATTTTATCCGACTTTTATTTATATAATTTCTAGAATGATAAATAAACATAAAGAATTTCGAACATGTTTTAATGATGAAGGAGTTTTAGGGTATTGGGAGGAAATGATACCTAGTTATACAATCTTTCATAAAGGTGATAAATCTTTTTCAAGTATATGGACGGATTATTCTAGTGATTTCCACATTTTCTATAAAAACTATGAAGAGGATATGAAATGTTTTGCTAATGTTCATGGTCTCTTCCCGAAAGAAAATATTCCGCCAAATGTTTATCCGATTTCTGGGATACCTTGGACTAGTTTTACAGGATTTAATTTAAATATTAATAATGATGGTGATTTTCTATTACCAATTATAACTTGCGGAAAATATTTCAATGATGGAAGCAAGGTAATGCTACCTTTTTCATTGCAAGTACATCATGCGGTTTGTGATGGATATCATGCGAGTCGTTTTATAGAGGATTTACAGGAACTAGTTAATACATGTAACGAATGGCTTTAAGTAATATCAAATTTTTAATTATATAAAATTGAAAATGAATAAGCGTAAAATAAAAAGAAGAGAACATGTGTATATTACATGTTCTCTTCTTTTTATTCATT
This region includes:
- a CDS encoding DUF4021 domain-containing protein, which translates into the protein MHDKNENKKVNVIENTTSIHNNNTANLTSEEQAMNGLYGMPETTIEDADHAVTDDLTSKN
- the catA gene encoding type A chloramphenicol O-acetyltransferase; protein product: MKFHVIDRENWNREQYFEHYLKLKCSFSMTANVDITMMLEKIHQKEIKFYPTFIYIISRMINKHKEFRTCFNDEGVLGYWEEMIPSYTIFHKGDKSFSSIWTDYSSDFHIFYKNYEEDMKCFANVHGLFPKENIPPNVYPISGIPWTSFTGFNLNINNDGDFLLPIITCGKYFNDGSKVMLPFSLQVHHAVCDGYHASRFIEDLQELVNTCNEWL